In Pseudomonas sp. GCEP-101, one DNA window encodes the following:
- a CDS encoding GNAT family N-acetyltransferase, translating to MTPNFSLPLPDGRTLGADAGTHGLTLLLDGQPLLSAQRNGECWQLTSEPTVEALWALAYWTFAGDAQSERVPFAAADVPAEAFAQGLVNRDEVGGRLQIERAAFWQLPAAWHKGVASADFPLVYRMSGGRRHPLRAPKPQGEVYRRFDARLGQWISLRTLDIERDLERFNRWQNSPRVLEFWQEGGTLEQHRAYLEKGAADLHTTALIGCIDDEPFAYYEAYWAKEDRIAPFYEVDDYDRGIHMLVGEDSHRGPHKVESWMTALVHYLLLDDPRTRRIVAEPRADNAKMIGHMQRLGFWREKEFNFPHKRAALMVQSRETFFERCRLC from the coding sequence ATGACGCCCAATTTTTCCCTGCCGCTGCCCGATGGCCGCACACTCGGCGCCGATGCCGGCACCCACGGCCTGACCCTGCTGCTGGACGGCCAGCCGCTGCTGAGCGCGCAGCGCAACGGCGAGTGCTGGCAACTGACCTCCGAGCCCACCGTGGAGGCGCTGTGGGCGCTCGCCTACTGGACGTTTGCCGGCGATGCGCAGAGCGAGCGCGTGCCGTTCGCGGCTGCCGATGTGCCGGCCGAGGCCTTCGCGCAAGGGCTGGTGAATCGCGATGAGGTCGGCGGGCGCCTGCAGATCGAGCGCGCCGCCTTCTGGCAACTGCCCGCTGCGTGGCACAAAGGCGTGGCCAGTGCCGACTTCCCGCTGGTCTACCGCATGAGCGGCGGCCGCCGTCATCCGCTGCGTGCTCCAAAGCCCCAGGGCGAGGTCTATCGCCGCTTCGACGCCAGGCTGGGCCAGTGGATTTCCCTGCGCACCCTGGATATCGAACGTGACCTCGAGCGCTTCAACCGCTGGCAGAACAGCCCGCGCGTGCTGGAGTTCTGGCAGGAAGGCGGCACCCTGGAGCAGCACCGCGCCTACCTGGAAAAAGGCGCTGCCGACCTGCACACCACCGCCCTGATCGGCTGCATCGACGACGAACCCTTCGCCTACTACGAAGCCTACTGGGCCAAGGAAGACCGCATCGCACCCTTCTATGAGGTGGACGATTACGACCGTGGCATCCACATGCTGGTGGGCGAGGACAGCCATCGCGGCCCGCACAAGGTGGAAAGCTGGATGACCGCCCTGGTGCACTACCTGCTGCTGGACGACCCGCGCACCCGGCGCATCGTCGCCGAACCGCGCGCCGACAACGCGAAGATGATCGGCCACATGCAGCGCCTGGGCTTCTGGCGCGAGAAGGAATTCAACTTCCCGCACAAGCGCGCCGCCCTGATGGTGCAGAGCCGGGAAACCTTCTTCGAGCGCTGCCGCCTGTGCTGA
- the fhuF gene encoding siderophore-iron reductase FhuF — protein sequence MIAALSPLYFGEFASYREVLVTRDDPRPSIPARALLERQMLDNVLRRFDPPNADSDRRALASQWSKWYLVRLVPPVVAAALVLGRRLPLAFDEVEVVLDAQGIPEAFKLPGEGAAFAAPPQDPFQRFAHLLEDHLQPFIQTLAAEARLSPRVLWSNAGNYFEWFIGEMAKLPPLAPLLGHGRELLATERRPDGTRNPLYQPVRYIEVACTQRPDGLWRQRRTCCIRYRLDTLGHCDNCPLIDEPPPEPSDL from the coding sequence GTGATCGCAGCCCTCTCGCCCTTGTATTTCGGCGAATTCGCCAGCTACCGCGAGGTGCTGGTGACCCGCGACGACCCCCGTCCCTCGATCCCGGCGCGCGCCCTGTTGGAACGGCAGATGCTCGACAACGTGCTGCGCCGCTTCGACCCTCCCAACGCCGACAGTGACAGGCGTGCCCTGGCCTCGCAGTGGTCCAAGTGGTACCTGGTGCGCCTCGTCCCGCCCGTGGTCGCCGCCGCGCTGGTGCTTGGCCGCCGGTTGCCGCTGGCGTTCGATGAGGTGGAGGTGGTGCTCGATGCCCAGGGCATCCCCGAGGCGTTCAAGCTGCCGGGGGAGGGCGCAGCGTTCGCCGCGCCGCCCCAGGATCCGTTCCAGCGCTTCGCCCATTTGCTGGAAGACCATCTGCAGCCCTTCATCCAGACCCTCGCCGCCGAGGCGCGCCTGTCGCCCAGGGTGCTCTGGAGCAATGCCGGCAACTATTTCGAATGGTTCATCGGCGAGATGGCCAAGCTGCCGCCGCTGGCCCCGCTGCTCGGCCACGGCCGCGAGCTGCTGGCGACCGAACGCCGCCCGGATGGCACGCGCAACCCGCTGTACCAGCCGGTCCGGTATATCGAGGTGGCGTGCACGCAGCGGCCGGATGGCCTGTGGCGGCAGCGGCGGACCTGCTGCATCCGCTATCGCCTGGACACCCTCGGGCATTGCGACAACTGCCCGCTGATCGACGAGCCGCCGCCAGAACCCAGCGACCTGTGA